TTCGCAAAAGACGGTTCGGCGAAGAACGATGGCTTCGTCAGAAACGAGTTCACGAATAACGGCGCGCGGCCGCCGGCGCCGGCGGAGAGATCGCAATCGGCGAATCTGGCAGATGCTGCTCCTGATGGGGAAGCCAGGAAGCGCGTGAATCCCATCAAGCTCAAGCAGATGAGGGAACGCTGCAACGAGCTGGAAGAGGAGATCGCGCGGCTGGAGACGGCCATCGCGCTGGCGGAAACCGCGTTGCAGAATTTTGTGAGCGCGGAAGAAACCCAGCGGCAAACGGACTTGCTGAATCGGTCGCGATCTGAGATGGAACAGCGCATGGCGGAATGGGAAGAGCTGGCCGCAGCGCTGGAAAGCGCCGACTAGCTCAGGGCCCCACAGACTCGCTTTACGCGCGTCGCCGCAGGGGCGTTGCCGTCCGGCGGGCGCGCACGGGCGATTTTGGAGAGAGATCAATCCTGGTGGTCTCTTCCATGTCATTCCATTCCGCGGCGCGTATGCAGAAGAAGCCCAGGATGCACAACCCAGCGGCCAGGCTCGCGAGCAGCAGCGGCAGAAAGAAAAACTCCGTGTTGTATCCCGCGCGCAGGTAGATCGCGGAGGGATCCAGCGGGTTGTAGTAGATGTGTTCCGTTGTGCCGACGCGGGCGTCCATCTGGTTGCCCCACGCGGCGCAGTCAGCGCCGGCGCGGTTACGGTCCACCGCGACATATTCTTTTTCGCCGACTTTGTATTTGAGGCGGTAGTCCGCCGTGCAGGTGGTGGCGGCGCTATCCAGCGCGTACGACGCGGTGGCCCCGCTGATGATGGCGTCCGTCTGCGCCCAGGCGTGCAGGACGTATTCCTGGTAGAGAAAACCCACCAGGGCCAGCGCCAGCGCAACCAGGCTGAGCTTGTACAGAATTCTTCCCTGCACCGTCAACAGACGGTTAAAGCCTTGTCCAAGTTTCTTCATGGCGATATTCGGAAGACGAAGCAGGTGGCAAGAGCTTACACTAATTCCATACGCAGAAACAGCAAGAAGACGCTTCCTCTTGTGAAAATGAGAGGAATTAATGTTGAGAAGCCTCCTGGCTTGGGCCAAACCATTGAAGAGACTGGGCGGAGCCGTGCTGCGAATCCTGGCAATGTCGCGCGTCGGGCCGGCGACGTTCGCCTATTTCTTCGCCGAAAAATGAGCTTCCTGCCGCGCGGAAAGAAGTAAAGATGCGTTCTTCAGGAGATGACGTCATTTGATGGCGGTAAACCCAAGAACAGGCTGTGGCCTCTGAAGAAGGTCCTCATGGGAGTGTTGCTGACGGTGGCAATGGTGTACTTGGCGTTCATGGCCATGGCGTTCTTCTCTTCGGAGGGCCTAATGTTTCTGCCGCATCCGTCTTCGTATCGCGACTCGCCGGAGATCATCAAGCTCAGCAGCGCCAACGGCGCGAGGATTTCCGCGGTGTACCTGCAGAATCCTCAGGCGCGCTTCGCCTTGCTGGTGAGCCACGGCAACGCCGAAGACCTGGGCGATGACCGTTACTGGCTTGAGGACTTGCGCCGCGCCGGGTTCAGCGTGCTGGCGTTTGACTACCAGGGATACGGCACCAGCCAAGGCAAGCCCACGGAACAAGGGGCTTACGAAGATGAGAACGCGGCGTACGACTATCTGGTCAAGCAGCTGGCCACGCCGCCCGAGCGGATCATTATCTATGGGCGATCGGTGGGCTCAGGTCCGGCGGTGCACATTGCTGCGCGCAGACCGGTTGCAGGGCTGATCCTGCAGAGTCCCTTTCTCTCGGCATTTCGCGTGTTGACGCGCGTTCCCCTTCTGCCGTTTGACCGTTTTCCCAATGCTCGTGATATTCGCAACGTCCACTGCCCACTGCTGGTGATTCACGGCGAGGCAGACGAAGTCATTCCCTTCCGGCACGGACAGAAGCTGTTCGCCATCTCCAACCAGCCCAAACAATTCGTCGGCTTTCCCGGCGCCGGCCATAACGACCTGGAAATAGTTGCCGGAGCAAAATATGTTGAGGCCATCCG
The Terriglobia bacterium genome window above contains:
- a CDS encoding alpha/beta hydrolase — protein: MTSFDGGKPKNRLWPLKKVLMGVLLTVAMVYLAFMAMAFFSSEGLMFLPHPSSYRDSPEIIKLSSANGARISAVYLQNPQARFALLVSHGNAEDLGDDRYWLEDLRRAGFSVLAFDYQGYGTSQGKPTEQGAYEDENAAYDYLVKQLATPPERIIIYGRSVGSGPAVHIAARRPVAGLILQSPFLSAFRVLTRVPLLPFDRFPNARDIRNVHCPLLVIHGEADEVIPFRHGQKLFAISNQPKQFVGFPGAGHNDLEIVAGAKYVEAIRTFAASLENTTH